From Miscanthus floridulus cultivar M001 chromosome 15, ASM1932011v1, whole genome shotgun sequence, the proteins below share one genomic window:
- the LOC136508760 gene encoding putative glutaredoxin-C14 — protein sequence MDRVMQLASERAVVVFTLSSCCMCHTVTRLMADLGVNALVHELDSDPRGKDMERALHKMLGGRGSAVPAVFIGGKLVGGTNRVMSLHLACELVPMLKSAGALWL from the coding sequence ATGGACCGCGTGATGCAGCTGGCGTCGGAGCGTGCGGTGGTGGTGTTCACGCTGAGCAGCTGCTGCATGTGCCACACGGTGACGCGGCTGATGGCGGACCTGGGAGTGAACGCGCTGGTGCACGAGCTGGACAGCGACCCCAGGGGCAAGGACATGGAGCGCGCCCTGCACAAGATGCTGGGCGGCAGGGGCTCCGCCGTGCCCGCCGTCTTCATCGGCGGCAAGCTCGTCGGTGGCACCAACAGGGTCATGTCGCTCCACCTCGCCTGCGAGCTCGTGCCCATGCTCAAGAGCGCCGGCGCGCTCTGGTTGTAG